The window AGCGTCCCACCACCCGAACCGGAGGCAATTTGATGGCCCCTAGATCCACCGCGCAACCCGCCGCGCCCAGGGCTGCGGGCAAGCCGCCCATCGTTTCGTCCGCGCACCTGGTGTCGCCGCGCAGCGCCGAGATGAGTGAGTTCGAATTCGGCCTGATCGTGGCCAACAATGCCTTCAACCGCTGGATCGTGCATTGCATGAGCGCCGCCGGCCTGAAGGACCTGACGCCGCTGGACGTGCTCGTGCTGCACCACGTGACGCACCGCGCGCGCGACAAGCGGCTGGCCGACATCTGCTTCATCATGAATGTGGAAGACACCCATCTCATCAACTACGCGCTGAAGAAGCTGCAGGGCCTGGGCGTGGTGGCATCGAGCAAGAACGGCAAGGAAGTGACCTATGCCTCCACCGAGCAGGGCAATGCCTATGTGCAGCGCTACCGCGAGATCCGCGAGTCCTGCCTGATGGATGCAATGAATCTGGACGACGGCCTGAACCGCGACGTGGGCGAACTGGCGCGGCTGCTGCGCATTCTGTCCGGTGCCTACGACCAGGCGGCCCGCTCGGCCGCGTCGCTGTAGGAGGCGAATGGCGCTGCAAACCCCCATGGAAACCGTGGAAGCCGCCGCACTCGGCGTGATCATGCTCGACACGCGCTTCCCGCGCCCGCCGGGCGACATCGGCAACCCGGCGAGTTTTGCCGTGCCGGTGCGCCAGCGGGTGGTGTCGGGCGCCTGGCCGGCCGCCGTGGTGCAGACGGCCGAGGCCCAGCAGGCCAATGGCATGCAGCCCGCTTTCGTGGCCGCTGCGCGGGCGCTGCAGGCCGACGGGGTGCGCGCGATCACCACCAGCTGCGGTTTCCTGGTGCTGATGCAGCAGGTGCTTCAGGCCGCGGTGAAGGTGCCGGTCGTCACCTCCAGCCTGCTTGCGCTGCCTGGCTGCCTCGCGCGTGAGGGCCAGGTCGGCGTCCTGACCATCAGCGCCGACAAGCTCGGCCCGGCGCACCTGCGGGTGGCTGGCGTGCCCGAGGAGCGGCTCGGCGATGTGCTGGTCCAGGGCATGGATCCGGAAGGCGCCTTCGCCGGCCCGATCCTGCGCAACCAGCCCGGGCTGGATGTGGCCGCGGCCGAGGCCGACGTTGTGCGCGCCGCGCTGGTGCTGCAGGCGCATGCCCCCCACCTGCGTACCTTGGTGCTGGAGTGCACCAACATGCCGCCCTATGCCGCGGCGATCGAGCGGCGGACCGGCTGGCGTACCCTTTCCCTGCTGCAGTCCGCCACGCTGCTGCACGTTTTTTCACGAACCTCTTCCCTGGCCCGGAGCCCTTGACCATGCAAATGCAACCCACCCCTTCCCGCTGGCAGTTCTGGATCGACCGCGGCGGCACTTTCACCGACGTCGTCGGCAAGCGGCCCGACGGCAGTCTCGTCACGCACAAGCTGCTGAGCGAGAACCCCGAGCAATACGCCGACGCGGCCGTGGCGGGCATCCGCCATCTGCTGGGTCTGAAGCCGGGCGAGCCGATCACGCCCGAGCAGGTGGACTGCGTGAAGATGGGCACCACGGTCGCCACCAACGCGCTGCTCGAACGCAAGGGCGAGCCGACGCTGCTGGTCACGACGCGCGGCTTCCGCGATGGCCTGCGCATCGCCTACCAGAACCGGCCGCGTCTGTTCGACCGGCGCATCCTGTTGCCCGAGCTGCTGTACACGCGCGTCATCGAGGCGCAGGAGCGCATCGGCGCCCAGGGCGAGGTGGTCGAGCCGCTGGACGAAGCCAGCCTGCGTGAACACCTGTGGGCCGCCTTCGACGCCGGCCTGCGCAGCGTGGCCGTCGTCTTCATGCACGGCTACCGCTACACCGACCACGAGAAGGCCGCGGCGCGCATCGCGGCCGAGGTGGGCTTCACCCAAGTCAGCACCTCGCACGGCACCAGCCCGATGATGAAGTTCGTGAGCCGCGGCGACACCACGGTGGTGGACGCCTATCTCTCGCCGATCCTGCGCCGTTACGTGGAGCAGGTGGCCGGCCAGATGCCGGGTGTGAAGCTGTTCTTCATGCAGAGCAGTGGCGGCCTGACCGACGCGCATGTGTTCCAGGGCAAGGACGCGATCCTCTCCGGCCCGGCCGGCGGCATTGTCGGCATGGCGCGCACGGCGGGCCTGGCCGGGCATGACGACGTGATCGGCTTCGACATGGGCGGCACCTCCACCGACGTGAGCCATTTCCGCGGTGGTCTCAACGGTGAATTCGAACGCGAGTTCGAAACCCAGGTGGCCGGCGTGCGCATGCGTGCGCCGATGATGAGCATCCACACCGTGGCCGCCGGCGGCGGCTCGATCCTGGCCTTCGACGGTGCGCGGTTCCGCGTCGGCCCGCAGAGCGCCGGCGCGAATCCCGGCCCAGCAAGTTACCGCCGCGGCGGCCCGCTCGCCGTGACCGATGCCAACGTGATGGTCGGCAAGGTGCAGCCGCGTTATTTCCCCAAGGTGTTCGGCCCGCAGGCCAACGAGGCGCTCGACGACGAAGTGGTGCGCGGCAAGTTCAAGGAACTGGCTGAGCGGTCCGGGCGCAAGGCCGAGGAAGTCGCCGAAGGTTTCATCCACATCGCCGTGCAGCAGATGGCCAACGCCATCAAGAAGATCTCGGTGGCGCGCGGCTACGACGTCACGCGCTACACGCTGCAGTGCTTCGGCGGCGCGGGCGGGCAGCACGCCTGCCTGGTGGCCGATGCGCTCGGCATGACCAAGGTGTTCGTGCACCCGCTGGCCGGCGTGCTCAGCGCCTACGGCATGGGCCTGGCGGACCAGAACGTGATCCGCGAGCAGGCGGTCGAACTCAAGCTCGCCGCCGACGCGCTGCCGCTGATCGCCGAGCGGCTTGACGCGCTGGCCGCCGCCGCGCAGGGTGAACTCACGCGCCAGGAGGTCAGCACCGGCAGCATCACCACGCACCGGCGTGTGCATGTGCGCTACGAGGGCAGCGACTCGGCACTCATCGTGCCTTTCGTGCCGGACATCGCCGCGCTCACGGCCGCGTTCGAGGCCGCCTACAAGCAACGCTTCGCCTTCCTCATGCACGGCAAGGGCCTGGTCGTGGAGGCCGTGTCGGTCGAGGCGGTGGTCGCGGGCGACGCGCCGGCCGAGCCGCATTACCCCACCCATCCGGTGCGCGAAGTGCCGCGCCGGGAAACCGTGAAGATGTATTCCGGCGGCGCCTGGCACGACGCCGCGCTCGTGGTGCGCGAAGACCTGCGCCCCGGCGATCTGATCCCGGGCCCGGCCATCATCGCCGAGCAGAACGCCACCACCATCGTCGAGCCCGGCTGGGAGGCCGCGCTCACCGCCATGGACCACCTGGTGCTGGAGCGGCGCATCGCGCGCACGGTCACCTACGCGGCCGGCACCACGGCCGACCCGGTGCTGCTCGAGGTGTTCAACAACCTGTTCATGAACATCGCCGAGCAGATGGGCCTGCAACTGCAGAACACGGCCTACTCGGTCAACATCAAGGAGCGGCTCGACTTCAGCTGCGCGCTGTTCGATGCCGAAGGCAACCTCATCGCCAACGCGCCGCACATGCCGGTGCACCTGGGCTCGATGGGCGAAAGCATCAAGACCGTGATCCGCGAGAACGCGGGCCAGATGAAACCGGGCGACGTGTTCGCGCTGAACGACCCGTACCACGGCGGCACGCATCTGCCCGACGTGACGGTGATCACACCGGTGTACCTGAATGCTTCGACGGATGCAGCGCCGATGTTCTACGTCGGCGCGCGCGGCCACCAGGCCGACATCGGCGGTATCACGCCGGGCTCGATGCCGCCGTTCTCCACGCGCATCGAGGAAGAGGGCGTGCAGATCGACAACTTCAAGCTCGTCGACCAGGGTGTGCTGCGCGAGGCCGAGATCATCGCGCTGCTGGAAAGCGGCGAATACCCGAGCCGCAATCCGCAGCAGAACCTGGCCGACCTGAAGGCGCAGATCGCCGCGAACGAGAAAGGCGTGCAGGAACTGCGCAAGATGGTCGAGCAGTTCGGCCTGGACGTGGTGCGCGCCTACATGGGCCATGTGCAGGACAACGCCGAGGAATCGGTGCGCCGCGCCATCACGTTGCTCAAGGACGGCCAGTTCACGCTGCCGCTGGACAACGGTGCGCAGATCCAGGTCGCGATCCGCGTGGACGCGAAGAACCGCCGCGCCGAGATCGACTTCACCGGCACCAGTCCGCAGCAGATCAACAACTTCAACGCACCGACCGCGGTGTGCATGGCCGCCGTGCTCTACGTGTTCCGCACGCTGGTGGACGACGACATTCCGCTCAACGCCGGCTGCCTCAAGCCCTTGAAGGTGATCATCCCCGAAGGGTCGATGCTCAACCCGCGGCCGCCGGCCTCGGTGGTGGCGGGCAACGTGGAGACCTCGACCTGCATCACCAACGCGCTGCTCGGTGCGCTGGGCGTGATGGCCGCGAGCCAGTGCACGGTGAACAACTTCACCTTCGGCAATGCGCGCTACCAGTACTACGAGACCATCTCCGGCGGCAGCGGCGCGGGCCCGATCACCGATGCCGAGGGCAAAGTCATCGGCGGCTTCAACGGGACCAGCGTGGTGCAGACCCACATGACGAACTCACGCATGACCGACCCCGAAGTGCTGGAGTTCCGTTACCCGGTGCGGCTCGAGAGTTACGCGATCCGCCAGGGTTCGGGCGGCGTGGGCGAATGGACGGGCGGCAACGGCGGCGTGCGGCGCCTGCGCTTCCTCGAGCCGATGACCGCCAGCATCCTGTCCAACGGCCGGCTGCGCGGCGCGTTCGGCCTGGCCGGCGGCGGCGCGGGCGCGGTGGGCATCAACCGCGTGGTGCGGGCCGATGGGCGCGTGGAGGAACTGGCGCACATCGGGCAGGCGGAGATGGCGGCAGGGGACATCTTCGAGATCCACACGCCGGGTGGCGGCGGCTACGGCGAGCCCACGGCCAAAAAGGCTGACTGAAACCCGGTTTTCAAGAGGCAGCGGGCTGAGGGCGCCGCTGCCCGTGGCCAGTGGCGTAGCGGCTCAGCGCCAGCCGTGCCGGTAGCCCCCGCCGCCCCAGACATAACCCAGGTTCAGGTCGACCGAGACGGGCGCCACATAGGGCCGCACGTAGGGCGTCGCCTGGTACCAGGTGGGCTGCTGCACGTAGACCGGCTGCGGCGCATAGGGCTGGCTCGAAATCGTCTGCACGGGCGCCTGCACCGGTGGCGGTGCGCTGTTGGCGGCGGGCGTTACCTGCAGCGGAATCGTCGGGCCGGGATCCTGCGCGAGCTGCACGTTGTACTGCCGGCCGTTGTATTCGTAGACCACGTTGTAGCCCACGGTGCGGTTCTCGTAGAAATTCTGCGTGCCGCAGTTCTGCACGTTCTGGTAGTAGGGTGCGCCGCTGCCTTCGACCCGGTCGCCGACCATGGCACCGCCCACCACGCCCAGGGCCGTCGCCGCCGCGCGGCCGCCGCCGTGGCCGATGGTGTTGCCCAGCACCCCGCCGGCGATCATGCCCAGCAGTGCACCCGCGCCCGACTTCTGCGGCTCGACCGCGACCTGCTGGGTGCTGCACACCTGTCGCGGCACGCTGACCTGCTGCACCACGGGGGTGGAAGACAAGACCCGCCCAACTTCCTGGGCGAAAGTGAGCCCTGTGCTCAGTGTCAGGGCGGAGAGCAAGATGATCTTTTTCATGGTGCAGATTAGAAACCCGATGGCCCTGAAAAGTTTAGACCTTTACCCGCCGTTTTCAAATGCAAACGGCCAAGCCCCTGCCTGTGACGACTGTTTCACCTGCAAATCATGCGCTGACGCAGATGCCATCTGCGCAGTCAGCTATGCTTTTGGTAGTGTTTCAAAAACCTCGCGCGCGGCCGCCACCGTGGCCGCGATGTCGGCCTCGGTGTGGGCCGCGCTCACGAAGCCGGCCTCGTACAGCGCCGGCGCGATGTAAACGCCACGGTCGAGCAGGCCGTGGAACAGGTGGTTGAAACGCGGGTTGCTGGTCTTCATGACCTGACCGTAGTTGGCAGGCAGGGCGTCGAGCAGGAAGAAGCCGAACATGCCGCCTTCGCTGTCGCCGCAGAAGGGCACCTCGGCGCCCAGCGCGGCCTGGGTGAGCCCGTTGACGAGCAGGCGGGTGGTGCGCGACAGGTCTTCGTAGAAGCCCGGCTTCTGCACCTCTCGCAGGGTGGCCAGGCCGCAGGCGGTGGCCACCGGGTTGCCCGAAAGCGTGCCGGCCTGGTAGACCGGGCCGAGCGGCGCGAGTTGCTCCATCACCGCGCGCGAGCCACCGAAGGCCGCCAGCGGCATGCCGCCGCCGATCACCTTGCCCAGCACCGTCATGTCGGGTTTGAAGCCGGGAATGGACTCTGCGTACACGCCCTGGGCACTCTGCAGCCCCACGCGGAAACCGGTCATCACCTCGTCGAACACCAGCAGCGCGCCGTGCTGGCTGCAGAGTTCGCGGCAGCGCTGCATGAAGGGCACGCTGGCGCGCACGAAGTTCATGTTGCCGGCGATCGGCTCGATGATCAGGCAGGCCACGTCCGGGCCGTGCAGCGAGAAGGCTTCCTCGAGCTGCGCCACGTTGTTGTATTCGAGCACCAGGGTGTGCTGCACCACCTCGGGCGGCACACCGGCGCTGGTGGGATTGCCGAAGGTTGCCAGGCCCGAGCCGGCCTTGACCAGCAGCGCGTCGGCATGGCCGTGGTAGCAGCCTTCGAACTTGATGAGGGTCTTGCGGCCCGTGGCGCCGCGCGCCAGGCGGATGGCGCTCATGCCGGCTTCGGTACCCGAGCTGACCAAGCGCACCATGTCCATCGAGGGCACGAGCTTGAGGATCTCTTCGGCCAGCTCGACCTCGCGCTCGGTCGGCGCGCCGTACGAGAAGCCTTCGAGCACGGCCCGCTGCACGGCCTCCACCACCGCCGGATGGCCATGGCCCAGGATCATCGGGCCCCAGGAGCCGATGTAGTCGGTGTAGCGCCGGCCGTTCGCGTCCCAGAAGTAAGCGCCCTGGGCCTTGCTCACGAAGCGCGGCGTACCGCCCACCGCCTTGAAGGCGCGCACGGGAGAGTTCACGCCGCCGGGGATGACCTTCTGGGCGCGGGCGAACAGTTGCTGGTTCAGATCAATGTCTTGTGTCATGGGGTGGGGCTTCCAGGGCGGCAATGGCTTTGAGGGTTTCTTCGTCGACTTCCTCGCCCGTGCCGTCGCCGTCCTCTTCGTCGGGCTGGGCCCAGAACATGCGGTCGGGCACGACGTGGCCCATGCCGGGGCGGAAGCCGCCATCGAGGCAGCGGTCGAGGTAGCTCAGCGCCTCGGTCGCGGCTTCGCCGAGTTCGGTGCCGCTGGCCAGCAGCGCGGCGAGGGCGGCCGACAGGGTGTCGCCGGCGCCGGTGAACACGGCTTCGAAGAGTTCGAATTTCTCGCTGACCAGCACGGCCTGCGGGCTGGTCAGCACGTTGTCCACATGCTGGTCGGGCAAGGGGATGCCGGTGACCAGGGTGTAGGCCACGCCCATTTCGCCGGCCGCCTTGGCGATGTCGCGCGGGGTGGGGTTGCGGTCGTTGTTCCAGTCGGGCAGCAGCCAGCGGCGCAGGGTGCTGTGGTGTCCAACCAACACCGTGGTCTGCGGCAGCATGAGTTCGCGGAACGCGTCCAGGTACTCGTCGATCTTGTCCTCGTCCCACCACGAGAGGTTGGGCATGTATGCCACGAGCGGCACGTCGGCATAGTCGGCGGCGATCTCGGCGATGGCGCTGATGTTCTCCGGGCTGCCGACGAATCCGACCTTGATGACTTGCACCGCCACGTCTTCCAGCACGGCGCGCGCCTGCTCGGCCACGGCCTCCTCGTCGAAGGGAAAGTGCTCGAAGATCTCACCCGTATCGCGTGCGTAGGCGCCGGTCACCACCGGCAAGGCGTGCGCACCGACCGAGGCCATGGCCGCCACGTCGGCGGACAGCCCGCCGGCGCCGCTGGGGTCGCTGGCGTTGAAGACCATCACGCAGGCCGGGCCGGCCAGATCGTCGTCGTCTTCTCCGGGCGCGGGATCGTCCGCGGTGGTGATGGGCAGGTCGGTGGGGGGTGTGGTCATGGGCGTGTTGCCGGCCGGTGGGAGGCCAGTGGAGGCAAGAGGACGGGCCGGGCTTTGGAGGGGCCGGTTGCCTATATATACAATCGTTGCATTCTATTCGAAGGCCCCTTAAGCTGTGACTGATACCAAAACCTGGATGTGTTTGATTTGCGGCTGGATTTACGACGAAGCCACGGGCGCGCCGGAGCACGGCATCGCCGCCGGAACGCCCTGGTCCGCCGTGCCCATGAACTGGACTTGCCCGGAATGCGGAGCACGCAAGGAAGATTTCGAGATGGTCCAGCTCTGAGGGCCTTGGCCTCCTTGTTCAAGGCTTCAGACGGCTTGGTTTCCGCCTGCATCCGCGGCGCCGCCGGCCCGCACCATTCATGGTCATTCAGGAGCCGCATCACGTGACGACATCCCTTTCGACCTACAGGGTGCTGGTGGTGGACGACAGCAACACCATCCGCCGCAGCGCCGAGATTTTCCTGAAGCAGGGCGGCCACGAGGTGCTGCTGGCCGAAGACGGCTTCGATGCGCTGTCCAAGATCAACGACCATGCGCCGCAGCTGATCTTCTGCGACATCCTGATGCCCAAGCTCGACGGCTACCAGACCTGCGCCATCATCAAGCGCAATCCGCGGTTTTCCGCGATCCCGGTGGTCATGCTGTCGTCCAAGGACGGCGTGTTCGACAAGGCGCGCGGGCGCATGGTCGGCTCGCAGGACTACCTCACCAAACCATTCACCAAAGACCAGTTGCTGCAGGCTGTGCAGCAGTTCGGCGCGACTGCCCCGCAGGCGCTGCAAGGAGTTGCCTGATGCCCATCCACAACGTGCTCATCGTCGACGATTCCAAGACCGAGCTGATGTACCTCACCGGCCTGCTGCAGAAGAGTGGCATGAGCGTGCGCACCGCCGAGAATGCCGAGGACGCGTTCAAGCGGCTCGAGGAACAGAAGCCCGACCTGATCCTGATGGACGTGGTCATGCCGGGGCAGAACGGCTTCCAGCTCACGCGTTCGATCAGCCGCAATCCCGCCTATGCCGACGTGCCGATCATCATGTGCACCAGCAAGAATCAGGAGACCGACCGGGTGTGGGGCTTGCGCCAGGGCGCACGCGACTACATCACCAAACCCGTCGATGCCGCCGAACTGAAGGCCAAGATCAACGCCTTGAACGCACCCTGATCACCGATGGCCAACCGCGAAGCCATCCGAGAACTCCAAGCCCGCCTTGCCCAACGCCTGCAGGCGGCCCGAACCGAGGGTCGTTCCGTGCAGTGGCTCGCCGTGGAGGCGCGCGGTGAACGTTATCTGTTCCCGCTGGCCCAGGCCGGCGAGATCTTCGGCTGGCCGGCGTTGCAGCCAACCCCCTATACACACACATGGTTCCTCGGCGTGGCCAATCTGCGCGGCGGGCTTTGCGGCGTGGTCGACCTGGCGGCCTTCCTCAGCGGCGTGCCGACCCCGGCCGATGCCGACCGCGCCGATAGCAGCCTGCTGACCTTCAACCACACGCTCGAGATCAATTGCGCGCTGGTGATCGACCGCCTGGCCGGCCTGCGCGGCCCCGAGGCTTTCAGCGCCGCCATGCCGCCCGCGCCCGAGGCGCCCGCGTATTTCGGCCCCTCCCGTACCGATGCGGACGGCCTTGCCTGGCGCGAGATCGATCTGCTCGCCTTGTCCCAATCCCCTGTTTTTCTGAGCATCAATGCTTAGGGCCAAGGGCCTGTTCACCTCGTTAGAAAGCTGCACCATGTCCGTTGTTGTCAAGCTGACACAGCTGTTCGAAAAAAAGCCGCAGCCGCAGCCCGACTTCGCGGGCAGCCTCGGCATGTCCGAGTCCGGGCCGGAGTCGCAGTTCGGCGGCGGCATGTATGCGCCGTCATCGGGGCCGGCGGCGTCATCGGGTGCTGACGGCGGCTTCGCCGAAAGCCGTTTTGTCGGCGGCATCTCGCCGCAGCCGGTCGAGGAGCGCGTGGCCTTGCCTTTGCTGGGCCTGCGCCTGCCCGGGCAGCACCAGCGCGTTCTCGTGACGACGCTGGTGGTGTCGCTGCTGGTGCTGATCGGCCTGACCGCCTACTCGCTGCGCCAGGCCGATAAGGTGGCGCAGCAGCTCGCGGCCACCGGCCAGGCGCTGATGCAGTCGCAGCGGCTCGCCAAATCGGTGTCGCAGGCGCTGGTCGGCAGCGCCGCGGCCTTTCCCGACGTGGCCGACAGCGCGGGTGTGCTGGCGCGCACGGTGCGCGGCCTGGAGAACGGCGACGATCGCCTGTCCCCGGTCGGCGGCGACGTGCTGGCCGAGGTGCAGAAGGCCGACCCGCTCATGCAGCGGGCCGAGAAGAACGCGGCCACCGTGATGGCCCAGCAGAAGGTGTTGACCCAGGTTGGCGGTGCGCTGCGCAACGTGAACCGGCAGTCCTCCGACCTGCTCGAGGTGGCCGAGGGCATTTCGGCGCTGAAGCTGCAGCAGAACGCCGCACCGATCGAGCTCTCCGCGGCCGGCCAACTGGTGATGCTGACGCAGCGCATCGGCAAGTCGGCCAACGAATTCCAGACCATGGAAGGCGTCAGCCCGGAGGCCGTGTTCCTGCTCGGCAAGGACCTGAATTCCTTCAAGGAAATCGCCCAGGGCATGCTCGACGGCAGCAGCGAACTGCGCCTGCCCGCAGCGCGCGACGCGGCCACGCGCGAGCGGCTCACGGCGCTGCTCAAGCTCTATGACCAGACCCGTGCCGAGGCCGGCAGCATCCTCGGCAACCTGCAGGGCCTGGTGTCGGCGCGCGACGCGCAGGCTGCCATCGTGAACGACAGCGAGCCCTTGCGCCGCCAGCTCGAATCCGTGCAGGACAAACTTTCGGCGCAAACCGGCCTCGGGCCCGTCGTGCTTGGCCTGCTGGCCCTGTCCGCGCTGCTGGCGCTGGCCTGCGGTGCCGGCCTGGCCGCGGTCCAGCTGCGCGGCAGCGAGCAGCGCCAGGCGCTGGCCGAGGCGCAGCGTGTGCATGCCGAAGGCTTGCAGCAGGAAGCCAAGCGCGTGAACGACGCCAACCAGGCGGCCATTTTGCGGCTCATGAACGAACTGCAGACGGTGGCCGAGGGTGACCTCACGCAGGAGGCCACGGTCACCGAAGACATCACCGGTGCCATCGCCGATTCGGTGAACTACACCGTCGAGGAATTGCGCGTGCTGGTCGGCAGCGTGCAGAACACCGCCACGCGGGTGGCGCAGACCACGGCCCAGGTCGACAGCACCTCGACCGAACTGCTGGCTGCCTCCACCGAACAGCTGCGCGAGATCCGCGAGACCGGCCGCTCGGTCCTGGACATGGCCTCGCGCATCAACGAGGTGTCGAGCCAGGCGCAGGAATCGGCCTCGGTGGCGCGCCAGTCGCTGCAGGCGGCCGACTCCGGTCTGCAGGCGGTGCAGGACGCCATCGGCGGCATGAACGCCATCCGCGACCAGATCCAGGAAACCTCGAAGCGCATCAAGCGGCTCGGCGAGTCCTCGCAGGAGATCGGCGAAATCACCGAACTGATTTCCGACATCACCGAGCAGACCAACGTGCTCGCGCTGAACGCGGCCATCCAGGCGGCCTCGGCCGGCGAGGCCGGGCGCGGCTTCTCGGTGGTGGCCGAGGAAGTGCAGCGGCTGGCCGAACGCTCGGCCGACGCCACGCGCCAGATTGCCGCGCTGGTGAAGGCGATCCAGACCGACACGCAGGATGCCGTGGCCGCCATGGAGCGCTCCACCCAGGGCGTGGTGGCCGGGGCCCGGCTGTCCGACAGCGCGGGTACGGCGCTTTCCGAGATCGACCGTGTTTCGCGCCGACTGGCCGAACTCATCGAGCAGATCTCCAGCGCCACCTCGCGCGAGGCCGAGAAGGCCAACGTGGTGGCCGACAACATCCAGCACATCTTCGCCGTGACCGAGCAGACCGGGCAGGGCACGCGCACCACCGCGCAACAGGTGCGCGAACTCTCGCACATGGCCGAGGAGTTGCGGCAGTCGGTGGCGCGCTTCAAAATCGCCTAGCGGCTCCGGCAGCTCCCATTCACCGATCGAACGTCCAACGCATTGCCGTCCATGAACGCCTTCCTGCCAGACCCTCCGGCCACCGCCGCCGATCTGCCCGATCAGGACCTCGGGCCGCTGGCCTGGGTGCTCGACGAGTTGCGCAAGACGCTGGACGGGGCCGTCAAGGCGCTGCGCCGCTACACGCGCGAGGCCGAGTCGGCCCACGAGGCCGGTTTCGCGCCGCCCGACACCGCCCACCTGCGCATGGCGCGCCAGCAGTTGCACATGGCGCTGGGCGCGATGGAAATGGTCGGCCTGGCGCAGCCGGCGCTGGTGCTGCGCGGCATGGAACAGGCCGCGAACAGGTTCGTCGAACAACCCGAGACCTGTAGCGAGGACGCGACGGCGAAGATCGAGCGTGCGAGCTTCGCGCTGATCGACTACCTCGAAGGTGTGCTCGCCGGCAAGGCGCTGTCGCCGGTCGGCCTGTTCCCGCAGTACCGCGACGTGCAGGGGCTGGTCGGCGGGGCGCAAGCGCATCCCGCCGACCTGTGGCCGATGGAGGCACCGTCCGCCGCCGTGGGCGGCCTGGTTCCGATGGCGCCGCTGGCCTATGGTCCGCCGGTGCGCACGCGACTCGACCAGGCCGTGCTGAAGACGGTGAAGACCGGGGACCCCGCCGCCGCGCA of the Rhodoferax koreense genome contains:
- a CDS encoding response regulator, producing MTTSLSTYRVLVVDDSNTIRRSAEIFLKQGGHEVLLAEDGFDALSKINDHAPQLIFCDILMPKLDGYQTCAIIKRNPRFSAIPVVMLSSKDGVFDKARGRMVGSQDYLTKPFTKDQLLQAVQQFGATAPQALQGVA
- a CDS encoding response regulator, giving the protein MPIHNVLIVDDSKTELMYLTGLLQKSGMSVRTAENAEDAFKRLEEQKPDLILMDVVMPGQNGFQLTRSISRNPAYADVPIIMCTSKNQETDRVWGLRQGARDYITKPVDAAELKAKINALNAP
- a CDS encoding chemotaxis protein CheW, translating into MANREAIRELQARLAQRLQAARTEGRSVQWLAVEARGERYLFPLAQAGEIFGWPALQPTPYTHTWFLGVANLRGGLCGVVDLAAFLSGVPTPADADRADSSLLTFNHTLEINCALVIDRLAGLRGPEAFSAAMPPAPEAPAYFGPSRTDADGLAWREIDLLALSQSPVFLSINA
- a CDS encoding methyl-accepting chemotaxis protein, producing the protein MSVVVKLTQLFEKKPQPQPDFAGSLGMSESGPESQFGGGMYAPSSGPAASSGADGGFAESRFVGGISPQPVEERVALPLLGLRLPGQHQRVLVTTLVVSLLVLIGLTAYSLRQADKVAQQLAATGQALMQSQRLAKSVSQALVGSAAAFPDVADSAGVLARTVRGLENGDDRLSPVGGDVLAEVQKADPLMQRAEKNAATVMAQQKVLTQVGGALRNVNRQSSDLLEVAEGISALKLQQNAAPIELSAAGQLVMLTQRIGKSANEFQTMEGVSPEAVFLLGKDLNSFKEIAQGMLDGSSELRLPAARDAATRERLTALLKLYDQTRAEAGSILGNLQGLVSARDAQAAIVNDSEPLRRQLESVQDKLSAQTGLGPVVLGLLALSALLALACGAGLAAVQLRGSEQRQALAEAQRVHAEGLQQEAKRVNDANQAAILRLMNELQTVAEGDLTQEATVTEDITGAIADSVNYTVEELRVLVGSVQNTATRVAQTTAQVDSTSTELLAASTEQLREIRETGRSVLDMASRINEVSSQAQESASVARQSLQAADSGLQAVQDAIGGMNAIRDQIQETSKRIKRLGESSQEIGEITELISDITEQTNVLALNAAIQAASAGEAGRGFSVVAEEVQRLAERSADATRQIAALVKAIQTDTQDAVAAMERSTQGVVAGARLSDSAGTALSEIDRVSRRLAELIEQISSATSREAEKANVVADNIQHIFAVTEQTGQGTRTTAQQVRELSHMAEELRQSVARFKIA